From Armatimonadota bacterium:
TCGCCAAAGATCGCTCCGCCAAGTTTTCGAACTTCATCAGGAGTTTTCAACCAACTCGATGTCTTGAGGTCAAATTCGCCGAAGGACTGAAGCCATTTGTATTGCTCTTCATTGAGCAATTCCGCACCGTATTGAGTCGCAATTTCGGTCGCGCTGCCAGCAGGTTTGTGTTCTTTGCGGGAGTTCAGCGCGGCTTCGTCATAACAAAGGCTTCTGCGCCCCTTTGGGCTCCCCGGCGCGCAGTCTACGAAGGTAACTTTCCCGCCATCTGCGCTGAGGTCGCCCACCACATCAGGCTCACCACCAGACAGTTCAAGATTCCTCAGAACAGCCAAAGCTGATGGATTCGCGCGCAACCGTTGCTCAACAATTTCCCAATCCACACTGCGGTGCCGTGCAAGATTATTGAGAAATCTACTACGTAATTCGGTAATGATCGCCTCTTGGTCAGCGATGGATAACTCTGCGGAGCTCATTCAACTTATTATCCCAATTTGATTGCCGGCGGGTAATGTGAATCCACTGATGGCAAAAGCACTGTTTCTAAGCCCGATGGTTCCTTCGACGAATGTGGTCAAGACCGCCGAATTTTTGCAGGATGCGTTGGGTTTCTCAGTTCGAATTCTAGATAGCGAGTACGCAATTTGTACGCGCGACGGACTTTCATTGCAC
This genomic window contains:
- a CDS encoding DUF4256 domain-containing protein → MSSAELSIADQEAIITELRSRFLNNLARHRSVDWEIVEQRLRANPSALAVLRNLELSGGEPDVVGDLSADGGKVTFVDCAPGSPKGRRSLCYDEAALNSRKEHKPAGSATEIATQYGAELLNEEQYKWLQSFGEFDLKTSSWLKTPDEVRKLGGAIFGDRRFDRVFVYHNGAESYYAARGFRCILFV